A window of the Radiobacillus deserti genome harbors these coding sequences:
- a CDS encoding DNA topology modulation protein: MRKIMIIGSGGAGKSTLAKQLGSLLHIPVYHLDSLFWKPGWEAANREEWVQKQLDLMEQDRWILDGNYGATMEVRLQAADTVIFLDYSTTRCLYRIVKRRIQYHGRTRPDMGEGCPEKLDLDFIRWVARFKKEKSPAIKERLKQSSEINIIRLSKPKQTKQFLQDLQQNIS, from the coding sequence ATGAGGAAAATTATGATTATTGGAAGTGGCGGAGCTGGGAAATCCACACTTGCCAAACAATTAGGAAGTCTGCTACATATTCCGGTTTATCATTTAGATTCATTATTTTGGAAGCCAGGATGGGAAGCGGCTAACCGTGAAGAATGGGTCCAAAAACAGCTAGACTTAATGGAACAAGACCGTTGGATCCTAGACGGGAATTATGGTGCAACCATGGAAGTCCGACTACAAGCAGCTGATACGGTTATCTTCTTAGATTACTCCACCACACGTTGTCTCTACCGCATTGTGAAACGTCGTATTCAATATCACGGACGTACTCGACCTGACATGGGAGAGGGCTGTCCAGAGAAACTAGACCTCGATTTCATACGATGGGTTGCTCGCTTCAAGAAAGAAAAATCACCAGCAATTAAAGAACGATTGAAACAATCTTCAGAGATTAACATCATCCGATTATCTAAACCAAAACAAACGAAACAATTTCTCCAAGACTTACAACAGAATATTTCCTAA
- a CDS encoding ABC-ATPase domain-containing protein: MKKLQQLFKQIDGKGYKAYKSIQGEYEFHRYELMIDYVQGDPFASPSKIRIIIPDEYYKIKREWKSERHRKIYTEDKIARSVADAIHQNHISVNGSGKSGMISIDKPGQEILERTAVTIDEKHTTICLMVGLPANGRRINGREAEKLFFDVLPKLLKESVFSIKEHEIEEVVQLADQHQTIREKMKENNWMVFVADGAILPRKSGVSNRPMHQAVPFYSPEEKRVSISIPHRDEPISGMAIEKGIVLIVGGGYHGKSTLLNAIERGVYHHIKGDGREYVLTDPDAVKVRAEDGRGVQHVNISPFINNLPHEQTTKAFSTENASGSTSQAANVVEALEAGATTLLMDEDTSATNFMIRDQRMKELVVDKKEPITPFIDKVKQLKEQKNVSSILVMGGSGDYFDVADDVIMMENYKPALVTERAKSIAAKYPTSAQITTGDFGDLPRRTFLPSSFSTGRKGKVQAKGLKSVLIDRDLLDLSGVEQLVDSSQTRAIAEMIKYLEHSKKSKDISLAALLDELERLMNEKGLHAFAKFPDQHPGDLARPRRFEIAAAFNRIRKANVKDI; the protein is encoded by the coding sequence GTGAAAAAGCTTCAGCAACTTTTCAAGCAAATAGATGGAAAAGGCTACAAAGCCTATAAGTCGATTCAAGGTGAATATGAATTTCATCGATATGAGCTTATGATTGACTACGTACAAGGGGATCCTTTTGCATCTCCTTCTAAAATTAGAATTATTATTCCAGACGAATACTATAAGATTAAGCGGGAATGGAAGAGTGAAAGGCATCGGAAAATCTATACCGAGGATAAAATTGCTAGAAGTGTGGCAGATGCTATTCATCAGAATCATATTTCGGTAAATGGCTCTGGTAAAAGTGGTATGATTTCGATTGATAAACCAGGTCAAGAAATTCTGGAGCGAACAGCTGTTACGATAGATGAGAAACATACGACGATTTGTTTAATGGTAGGATTACCTGCAAATGGGCGTAGAATCAATGGAAGAGAAGCGGAAAAGCTATTTTTTGACGTACTCCCCAAGCTTCTAAAGGAATCGGTCTTTTCCATTAAAGAGCACGAAATAGAAGAAGTTGTTCAATTAGCGGACCAACACCAAACGATTCGCGAAAAAATGAAAGAAAATAACTGGATGGTATTTGTAGCAGATGGAGCGATTTTACCGAGGAAAAGCGGAGTAAGTAATCGACCGATGCATCAGGCGGTTCCTTTTTATAGTCCCGAAGAAAAACGGGTTTCGATCTCCATCCCGCATCGTGATGAACCGATTTCTGGAATGGCGATCGAAAAGGGGATCGTATTGATTGTCGGGGGTGGCTATCATGGTAAAAGTACCCTGTTGAATGCCATTGAGCGTGGCGTGTATCATCATATTAAAGGGGATGGCCGTGAATATGTGCTGACAGATCCCGACGCAGTCAAGGTTCGAGCAGAGGATGGCAGAGGGGTTCAGCATGTGAACATCTCTCCGTTTATCAATAATTTGCCACATGAACAAACGACGAAGGCTTTTTCAACGGAAAATGCAAGTGGCAGCACCTCACAAGCAGCGAATGTGGTCGAAGCGTTAGAAGCGGGTGCGACTACGTTATTGATGGATGAAGATACTAGCGCTACTAATTTTATGATTCGGGATCAAAGAATGAAAGAATTAGTAGTCGATAAAAAAGAACCAATCACCCCGTTTATTGATAAAGTAAAGCAATTAAAAGAACAAAAGAACGTTTCGTCTATTCTAGTGATGGGTGGTTCTGGTGATTACTTTGATGTAGCGGATGATGTTATTATGATGGAAAATTATAAGCCAGCGCTTGTGACAGAGCGGGCAAAAAGCATTGCTGCAAAATATCCTACATCGGCGCAAATCACAACAGGAGATTTCGGAGATCTACCTAGACGAACCTTTCTGCCGAGTAGCTTCTCAACAGGGCGAAAAGGAAAAGTACAAGCTAAAGGCTTGAAATCCGTCCTTATAGATCGTGACCTCCTTGATTTAAGTGGAGTGGAACAATTGGTGGACTCCTCCCAAACTCGTGCCATAGCAGAAATGATTAAATATCTAGAACACTCGAAAAAAAGTAAGGATATTTCTTTAGCCGCACTACTAGATGAGCTGGAACGACTTATGAATGAAAAGGGATTACACGCGTTTGCAAAATTTCCAGACCAACACCCTGGAGACTTAGCTAGACCTAGACGGTTTGAAATCGCAGCTGCCTTTAATCGGATCCGGAAAGCGAACGTAAAAGACATATAA
- the queG gene encoding tRNA epoxyqueuosine(34) reductase QueG, with translation MYYDELKEEIIAYSKSIGIDKIGFASVDVFSELKERLKRQQELGYQSGFEKGTNEERTEPKRLLPEAQSIIAIALAYPSRMKDAPKSVKGDRRGLFCRASWGRDYHDVLRDKLSQLAAYLEKRVPGFYHKMMVDTGELSDRAVAERAGIGFSGKNSMIITPEFGSYVYLGEMITNLPIPPDEPIEDSCGTCTKCIDACPTGALVTGGQLNAQRCIAFLTQTKDFLPDEYRSKIGNRLYGCDTCQLVCPKNHKKDFHLHPEMEPDPEIVKPRLIPLLKLSNREFKETYGEISGSWRGKKPIQRNAIIALAHYKEEGAVEDLIRVMKEDPRPVIRGTAAWALGKIGTDQAFEAIEQAKEKEEDEQVIQEMEKGLHFQVKI, from the coding sequence ATGTATTACGACGAACTAAAAGAAGAGATTATTGCCTATAGCAAATCGATAGGGATTGATAAAATCGGGTTTGCTTCAGTGGATGTGTTTAGCGAATTAAAAGAACGATTAAAGCGACAACAAGAATTAGGCTATCAATCTGGGTTTGAGAAAGGTACGAATGAAGAACGTACAGAGCCTAAACGCCTCTTGCCTGAAGCACAATCGATCATTGCAATAGCACTTGCCTATCCCTCCCGAATGAAGGATGCTCCAAAGAGTGTAAAGGGAGACCGTCGCGGATTATTTTGCCGTGCGTCATGGGGCCGCGATTATCATGATGTATTGCGAGATAAGCTGTCTCAGCTTGCAGCTTATCTGGAAAAGAGAGTACCAGGCTTTTACCATAAAATGATGGTCGATACAGGGGAGCTTTCAGACCGTGCAGTGGCTGAACGCGCAGGCATAGGTTTTAGTGGTAAAAACTCCATGATAATAACGCCAGAGTTTGGGTCATACGTGTATCTTGGTGAAATGATTACGAACTTACCGATTCCGCCTGATGAACCGATTGAGGATAGCTGCGGAACGTGTACAAAATGTATCGATGCTTGTCCTACAGGTGCACTAGTGACTGGTGGCCAATTAAATGCTCAGCGTTGTATTGCGTTTTTAACCCAAACAAAGGACTTCTTACCAGATGAATACCGAAGTAAAATTGGAAATCGTCTGTATGGGTGTGATACGTGTCAGTTAGTCTGCCCGAAAAACCATAAAAAAGATTTTCATCTACACCCAGAAATGGAGCCGGATCCAGAGATAGTAAAACCGCGATTAATTCCGTTATTAAAGCTGTCTAACCGGGAATTTAAAGAAACGTATGGCGAGATTTCTGGTTCTTGGCGTGGGAAGAAACCTATTCAACGAAACGCAATTATTGCACTTGCGCATTACAAAGAAGAAGGTGCAGTAGAAGATCTAATACGAGTGATGAAGGAAGATCCTCGTCCGGTGATTCGAGGAACCGCGGCATGGGCGCTTGGAAAGATTGGAACGGATCAAGCTTTTGAAGCAATTGAGCAAGCAAAAGAAAAGGAAGAGGATGAACAAGTTATCCAGGAGATGGAAAAAGGGCTTCATTTTCAAGTGAAGATATAG
- a CDS encoding bifunctional diguanylate cyclase/phosphodiesterase, with product MKTCLKRFKQVPYYVWILFFYLYFASIVMEANTDNTTEWIWLINAVSVVLFSSFTGIKGGLLLSFLVSIPNFSYEWYASQVTGQEFTKLGILTMTFVLNVSLAITVGHFSNHIKQNNRMLQEKNEQLNKVFNSVDATIWTYNLETGKCIVSEGHAKIYGYTRIEFESDSTLWLSAIFPEDKPIVKEAEKQYLSGQKTDIEYRIYRTDGEIRWIRDKATPIMNESGIVMEVNGIVTDITEIKQAEKQIHQQTHLIQSVIDTIDSYVFSFDVVNQEVLFCSKGVEKIHGLSFEDIYEDKKRWRYSIHKDDIQSFIIQYHRVLKGESIKTEYRVLPDGQSVRWASTNMTPILDETGQVIRIDGVSIDITEYKTKENRLNTLAYYDALTKLPNRYMLVKYLEAAIQQAETTNGRFSVMFLDFDNFKKINDTLGHHVGDMFLKEMSNRMNSVLREEDLVARQGGDEFIILLHETSAKGAIRVAKRLLAAFSSPIQMDGYEAVTTPSIGISVYPTSGKDPDSLIKRADLAMYQVKEKGRNDYQFYTNSLDKRVSRKMKIETALPKALKNDEFYLVYQPLVNLNTGQTEGMEALIRWKAPFGEVQPNEFIPIAEETGLILDIGAWVMKQACMQNKVWQQKGILHAPISINVSARQMKEKGFSRLVKQTLVETGLSPTDLELEITETVMMNIGEASKVINQLKEEGIRISIDDFGTGYSSLNIIKDLTIDTLKIDQSFIKDLMENHKATNLMKDIISIGNHVADKIVAEGVELEDQRDFLIRNHCRIGQGFLFSKPMLPEDIEASQRKMNILAKRKY from the coding sequence CTATTCTTTTATTTATATTTTGCTTCTATTGTGATGGAAGCTAATACGGACAATACGACAGAATGGATATGGCTTATTAACGCTGTTTCCGTTGTATTGTTTTCCTCTTTCACGGGTATTAAAGGTGGACTACTTCTTTCTTTCCTTGTTTCAATACCTAACTTTTCGTACGAATGGTATGCTTCTCAAGTAACCGGCCAAGAGTTTACAAAGTTAGGTATTTTGACAATGACATTCGTTTTAAACGTATCATTAGCCATTACCGTTGGTCACTTCTCAAACCATATCAAACAAAACAATCGAATGCTTCAAGAGAAAAATGAACAATTAAATAAAGTATTTAATAGTGTAGATGCGACCATCTGGACCTATAACCTAGAAACAGGGAAATGCATCGTGTCCGAAGGGCATGCGAAAATTTATGGCTATACAAGAATAGAGTTTGAATCAGACTCTACTCTTTGGTTGAGTGCGATTTTCCCAGAAGATAAGCCAATTGTGAAAGAGGCGGAGAAACAATATTTGTCTGGACAAAAGACAGATATCGAATATCGGATTTACCGGACAGATGGAGAAATTCGTTGGATTCGTGACAAAGCTACACCAATTATGAATGAGTCTGGCATAGTAATGGAAGTAAACGGCATTGTAACGGACATCACGGAAATAAAACAGGCAGAGAAACAAATCCATCAGCAAACCCATTTGATACAAAGTGTAATCGATACGATTGATTCCTATGTTTTCTCTTTTGATGTAGTCAATCAAGAAGTTCTCTTTTGTTCAAAAGGTGTGGAAAAGATTCATGGTCTTTCCTTTGAAGACATCTATGAGGATAAAAAAAGGTGGAGATATTCGATTCACAAGGATGATATCCAATCGTTTATTATCCAATATCATCGTGTGTTAAAGGGTGAAAGTATCAAGACGGAGTATCGAGTTTTACCGGATGGACAAAGCGTAAGGTGGGCAAGTACGAATATGACTCCAATTCTGGACGAAACTGGACAAGTCATACGAATTGATGGGGTAAGTATAGATATTACAGAATACAAAACAAAAGAAAATCGCTTAAACACACTTGCTTATTACGACGCACTGACAAAGCTTCCAAATAGATATATGCTAGTAAAATATTTAGAAGCTGCTATACAACAAGCGGAGACAACGAATGGTAGATTTTCCGTTATGTTTCTTGACTTTGATAACTTTAAGAAGATTAACGATACACTTGGACATCATGTGGGAGATATGTTTTTGAAAGAAATGTCTAACCGAATGAACAGTGTGCTTCGAGAAGAAGACTTAGTAGCAAGGCAAGGTGGAGACGAGTTTATTATTTTATTACATGAGACCAGTGCCAAGGGAGCAATTCGAGTAGCGAAGAGACTGTTAGCGGCATTTTCTTCTCCAATTCAGATGGATGGCTATGAAGCAGTGACAACACCAAGCATCGGTATTAGCGTTTATCCAACTAGTGGGAAAGACCCAGATTCCCTCATAAAACGAGCGGACTTAGCGATGTATCAGGTGAAGGAAAAGGGACGAAATGATTATCAATTTTATACCAATTCATTGGATAAGCGTGTCTCTCGTAAGATGAAAATTGAAACCGCACTTCCTAAAGCTCTGAAGAATGATGAGTTTTATCTTGTGTATCAACCGTTAGTTAATTTAAATACAGGGCAAACTGAAGGAATGGAGGCTTTAATTCGTTGGAAGGCTCCTTTTGGAGAAGTGCAGCCAAATGAGTTTATACCGATTGCGGAAGAAACAGGGCTAATTCTAGATATTGGCGCATGGGTCATGAAGCAAGCCTGCATGCAAAACAAAGTGTGGCAGCAGAAGGGTATTTTGCATGCACCAATTTCCATTAATGTATCAGCTAGACAAATGAAAGAAAAAGGGTTCTCGAGGTTGGTTAAACAGACGTTAGTCGAAACAGGACTCTCTCCAACGGATTTAGAGCTAGAAATTACCGAGACGGTTATGATGAATATTGGAGAGGCTTCTAAGGTAATCAATCAACTGAAGGAAGAAGGAATTCGAATTTCTATTGATGATTTTGGAACAGGCTATTCATCGTTAAATATTATTAAAGATTTAACGATTGATACATTAAAGATTGATCAATCCTTTATTAAGGATTTAATGGAAAATCATAAAGCTACGAATCTCATGAAGGATATTATTAGTATTGGGAATCATGTAGCCGATAAGATTGTCGCGGAAGGCGTGGAACTAGAGGATCAACGCGATTTCTTAATTCGCAATCATTGTAGAATTGGACAAGGATTCTTATTTAGTAAGCCCATGCTGCCAGAGGATATTGAAGCGTCTCAGCGGAAAATGAATATTTTAGCGAAACGAAAATACTAA
- a CDS encoding PrkA family serine protein kinase, giving the protein MDILKKVQGVREEQEKLQWEGTLVDYLELLKEKPYLAQTAHSRVYNMIKQKGIEEVDGKKTYKFFGDELFGLEDALEKLVEEYFHPAARRLDVRKRILLLMGPVSGGKSTLVSLLKRGLEEFTYTDEGAVYAIKGCPMAEDPLHLIPQNLRKDFEEEFGIRIEGNLSPLNQLRLEEEYGGKIEDVRVERIFFSEDKRKGIGTFSPSDPKSQDIADLTGSIDFSTIAEYGSESDPRAYRFDGELNKANRGIMEFQEMLKCDEKFLWHLLSLTQEGNFKAGRFALISADELVVAHTNETEYRSFISNKKNEALHSRMIVMPVPYNLKISQEERIYEKMIKESDISHVHIAPHTLRVAAMFTVLTRLKESDKANISLLKKMYLYDGQNVEGFSDADLQEMKKEFSDEGMSGIDPRYVINRISSTIIKRDMESINALDVLRSLKDGLDSHASISKEEKDKYLDFISIARKEYDEIAKKEVQKAFVYSYEESAKTLMDNYLDNVEAFCNKAKLTDPLTGEEMHPDEKLMRSIEEQIGISENAKKAFREEILIRISAYARKGKKFDYQSHERLREAIQKKLFADLKDVVKITTSTKTPDEQQLKKMNEVVATLIDEYGYNSTSANELLRYVGSLLNR; this is encoded by the coding sequence TTGGATATTCTGAAAAAAGTACAGGGTGTACGTGAGGAACAGGAAAAGCTTCAGTGGGAAGGAACGTTGGTGGATTACCTCGAGCTATTGAAGGAGAAGCCGTATTTGGCTCAAACTGCTCATTCGCGTGTATATAATATGATCAAGCAAAAAGGAATTGAAGAAGTAGATGGGAAGAAGACATATAAATTTTTCGGGGATGAGTTGTTTGGTCTCGAGGATGCTTTGGAAAAATTAGTAGAAGAATATTTCCACCCAGCAGCACGAAGGTTGGACGTTCGAAAGCGGATTTTACTATTAATGGGACCCGTTAGTGGTGGGAAATCCACGCTGGTTTCCCTGTTAAAGCGAGGCCTTGAAGAATTCACATATACGGATGAAGGTGCGGTCTATGCCATTAAAGGCTGTCCCATGGCCGAGGATCCCCTCCACCTTATTCCACAAAATTTGCGGAAAGACTTTGAAGAGGAATTCGGAATCCGAATTGAAGGGAATTTATCTCCGTTAAACCAATTGAGATTAGAAGAGGAATACGGTGGGAAAATCGAGGATGTTCGGGTCGAACGGATTTTTTTCTCCGAGGATAAACGGAAGGGAATTGGAACATTTAGTCCTTCTGATCCGAAATCTCAGGATATTGCCGATCTTACTGGTTCCATTGATTTTTCCACAATCGCGGAATATGGATCTGAATCTGATCCACGCGCTTATCGATTCGATGGGGAGTTAAATAAAGCGAATCGAGGAATCATGGAATTCCAAGAAATGCTAAAATGTGATGAAAAATTCCTCTGGCACTTACTGTCTTTAACCCAAGAAGGGAATTTTAAAGCAGGAAGATTTGCCTTAATATCTGCCGATGAATTAGTTGTAGCCCACACGAATGAAACTGAATATCGTTCATTCATTTCCAACAAAAAAAACGAAGCCCTCCATTCCCGGATGATTGTCATGCCGGTACCTTACAACTTGAAAATCAGTCAAGAAGAGCGAATCTACGAAAAAATGATAAAAGAAAGTGATATCAGTCATGTTCACATTGCTCCACATACCCTAAGAGTGGCTGCGATGTTTACCGTTCTTACTCGCTTAAAGGAATCCGATAAAGCAAATATTAGCCTGTTAAAGAAGATGTACTTGTATGACGGTCAAAATGTAGAAGGCTTTAGTGATGCTGATTTACAGGAAATGAAAAAGGAGTTTTCCGACGAAGGAATGTCAGGAATTGACCCGCGGTATGTGATCAATCGAATTTCCTCCACCATTATTAAACGAGATATGGAATCGATTAACGCCTTAGATGTTCTCCGTTCTCTAAAAGACGGCTTAGATAGTCATGCTTCGATTTCCAAAGAAGAAAAAGATAAGTATTTGGATTTTATTTCTATTGCTAGAAAGGAATACGATGAAATCGCAAAAAAAGAAGTTCAAAAAGCATTTGTTTACTCGTATGAAGAATCTGCGAAAACATTGATGGATAATTACTTGGACAATGTAGAAGCGTTTTGTAACAAGGCTAAGCTGACGGATCCATTAACTGGGGAAGAAATGCATCCAGATGAAAAGCTTATGCGTTCGATTGAAGAGCAAATCGGCATTTCTGAGAATGCAAAAAAAGCATTTCGCGAAGAAATTTTAATCCGAATTTCAGCATATGCACGGAAAGGGAAAAAGTTTGACTACCAATCTCATGAACGATTGAGGGAAGCGATTCAAAAGAAATTGTTTGCAGATCTTAAAGATGTTGTTAAGATTACGACATCTACAAAAACACCGGATGAACAACAATTGAAGAAGATGAATGAAGTGGTTGCAACTTTGATTGATGAGTATGGATATAACTCTACATCCGCTAATGAGTTGCTTCGCTATGTTGGTAGTTTACTAAATCGCTAG
- a CDS encoding amidase domain-containing protein: protein MNLKDQIEKYWTEQVSDFRALDKPNWVTRKIQLHEKRGNEVVRITGKGNMFRQSEGNGEESNIDYNLQVTFLIRHGDYFYHEEQQSKHQALFYRGQLVEDREVADVRDEEAPTIEPFESSEMRNQARFTYDRRAAVQYAERWWDDYNPEYKTFDVDCTNYISQCVHAGGAPMRGMPNRSQGWWYSGDNWSYSWAVAHSFRWYLSGSNQGLKGKELERPEDLLLGDVICYDFEGDGRWNHTTIVVAKDTRGMPLVNAHTTNSRHRYWSYEDSYAWTEDCQYKFFRIGE from the coding sequence ATGAATTTAAAAGACCAAATTGAAAAGTACTGGACAGAACAGGTTAGTGATTTTAGGGCTCTAGATAAACCAAATTGGGTAACAAGAAAAATTCAATTACATGAAAAAAGAGGGAACGAAGTAGTTCGTATTACAGGAAAAGGAAATATGTTTCGCCAATCAGAAGGAAATGGAGAAGAATCCAACATAGATTATAATCTTCAGGTTACCTTCTTAATTCGACATGGTGATTATTTTTATCATGAAGAGCAGCAATCGAAGCATCAAGCCCTTTTTTATAGGGGTCAGCTCGTTGAAGATCGAGAAGTAGCTGATGTAAGGGACGAGGAAGCCCCTACTATCGAACCTTTTGAATCTTCTGAAATGCGAAACCAAGCCCGTTTCACCTATGATCGAAGAGCAGCGGTTCAATATGCGGAGCGTTGGTGGGATGATTATAATCCAGAATATAAAACATTTGACGTAGACTGTACGAATTATATTTCTCAATGCGTTCATGCAGGTGGAGCCCCGATGCGTGGTATGCCAAACCGCTCACAAGGCTGGTGGTATTCAGGTGATAACTGGAGTTACAGCTGGGCTGTAGCCCATTCTTTCCGGTGGTATTTATCCGGTTCCAACCAGGGGCTGAAAGGAAAAGAATTAGAACGACCGGAAGATTTGTTACTCGGAGACGTGATTTGCTATGATTTTGAAGGGGATGGACGCTGGAATCATACCACCATTGTTGTAGCTAAAGATACAAGAGGCATGCCTCTTGTAAATGCACATACTACGAATAGCCGACATCGTTATTGGTCGTATGAGGATTCTTATGCTTGGACAGAGGATTGCCAATATAAGTTTTTTCGGATCGGCGAGTAG
- the trmL gene encoding tRNA (uridine(34)/cytosine(34)/5-carboxymethylaminomethyluridine(34)-2'-O)-methyltransferase TrmL, with translation MANHIVLFQPEIPANTGNIARTCLATGTSLHLIRPLGFSTDDKMLRRAGLDYWKDVTIHYYDSIDELYEKNPTGEFYYIENFGTKAYTDFDFSPTDQELFFVFGRETNGIPHDLLEGKEDRCLRIHMNDKVRSLNLSNTAAILIYEVLRQQGFPGLK, from the coding sequence GTGGCAAATCATATCGTATTATTTCAACCAGAAATCCCAGCGAATACGGGGAATATAGCACGAACTTGTTTAGCGACGGGTACTTCCCTACATCTCATTCGTCCACTAGGCTTTTCAACGGATGATAAGATGTTAAGAAGAGCGGGGCTCGACTATTGGAAAGATGTGACGATTCATTACTATGACTCCATCGATGAACTATATGAAAAGAATCCTACCGGAGAGTTTTATTATATCGAGAACTTTGGTACGAAAGCTTATACGGATTTTGATTTCAGTCCAACAGATCAAGAGCTTTTCTTCGTTTTTGGTAGGGAGACGAATGGAATTCCGCATGACCTGTTGGAAGGAAAAGAAGATCGTTGCTTACGCATTCATATGAATGATAAAGTTCGTTCTCTAAATCTTTCGAATACAGCGGCAATCCTCATTTATGAGGTTTTAAGACAACAAGGCTTTCCTGGACTTAAATAG
- the dat gene encoding D-amino-acid transaminase: MTVHSYVLSQQEFVDRHSLTYPFEERGLQFGDGVYEVIRVYNGDYYLKKEHVDRLFRSAEAVKIKLPFTKEELDANLRQLLSQNNVTDDAKVYLQATRGSATRDHAFPTVEANFYAYVEDLPRPEDKLRNGVSAILRPDERWQNCYIKSLNLLPNVLAKQEAKEHGAYEAILHRDEKVTECSSSNIYIVKKGTVYTHPETNQILHGCVRGRIKQLACQDNIPFVEAAFSVAQLMDADEVFVTSSTSEVMPIVHIEDQRIGDGKPGPITCKLQHAYAADAKIADYSMLQS, from the coding sequence ATGACCGTTCACTCCTATGTTTTATCACAACAAGAGTTTGTAGACCGTCACAGTCTCACCTACCCCTTTGAAGAAAGAGGGCTACAATTTGGTGATGGGGTTTATGAAGTCATTCGGGTTTATAATGGAGACTATTATTTAAAGAAGGAGCACGTTGATCGACTTTTTCGTTCGGCCGAAGCGGTTAAAATAAAGCTTCCTTTTACCAAAGAAGAGCTTGATGCTAACCTTCGTCAATTATTATCTCAAAATAACGTAACAGACGATGCAAAGGTTTACTTACAAGCAACAAGAGGCTCTGCGACAAGGGATCACGCTTTCCCGACTGTGGAAGCTAATTTCTATGCATATGTGGAGGATTTACCTCGACCTGAAGATAAACTTCGAAACGGCGTATCCGCTATCCTTCGTCCTGATGAGCGGTGGCAAAATTGCTACATTAAAAGTTTGAACCTTTTACCAAATGTGTTGGCGAAACAAGAAGCAAAAGAGCACGGTGCTTACGAAGCAATTCTACATCGGGATGAAAAAGTAACAGAATGCAGCTCTTCCAACATATATATTGTGAAAAAAGGGACTGTTTATACGCATCCTGAAACAAACCAAATACTGCATGGTTGTGTGCGCGGACGAATCAAACAGCTGGCTTGTCAGGATAACATCCCATTTGTAGAGGCTGCTTTTTCTGTGGCTCAGTTAATGGATGCGGATGAGGTTTTTGTTACTAGTAGTACATCGGAAGTCATGCCAATTGTCCATATAGAAGATCAAAGGATTGGGGATGGAAAACCAGGACCAATCACTTGCAAGCTCCAACATGCCTATGCAGCAGATGCAAAAATTGCAGACTATTCCATGCTTCAATCGTGA
- a CDS encoding methylated-DNA--[protein]-cysteine S-methyltransferase, which yields MSKRSFLFYDEVDTPVGMLTFVRKNQALCRVDFGDYQDNEALFSNWSKYYFHNPQWVKDSDGIFKDCEKQLLAYLNGERSDFSLSYNLFGTSFQQSVWQALTEIPYGETKSYKEIAQAIHASKAIRAVGGAINKNPLSIIIPCHRVIGSNGSLVGYNGGVDKKEYFFKLENAPVNLI from the coding sequence ATGAGTAAACGTTCCTTTCTATTTTATGATGAAGTAGACACACCAGTTGGAATGTTGACTTTCGTTCGAAAAAATCAAGCTTTATGTAGAGTGGATTTTGGAGATTATCAAGATAACGAAGCCTTGTTCTCCAATTGGTCGAAGTATTATTTTCACAATCCGCAATGGGTGAAAGATTCAGATGGAATCTTCAAGGATTGTGAAAAACAGCTGCTAGCTTATTTGAACGGAGAACGTTCGGACTTTTCTCTTTCCTATAATTTGTTTGGAACGTCTTTTCAACAAAGCGTATGGCAGGCGCTAACGGAAATTCCATATGGGGAAACTAAATCCTATAAAGAAATTGCACAAGCCATACATGCTTCAAAAGCAATTCGAGCAGTAGGTGGAGCAATCAACAAAAATCCGTTATCCATTATTATTCCTTGCCACCGAGTTATTGGGAGCAATGGCTCGCTCGTTGGATATAACGGTGGTGTAGATAAAAAAGAATATTTCTTTAAGCTTGAGAATGCACCAGTAAACCTAATCTAA